In Centroberyx gerrardi isolate f3 chromosome 11, fCenGer3.hap1.cur.20231027, whole genome shotgun sequence, the following are encoded in one genomic region:
- the ca4c gene encoding carbonic anhydrase IV c, with product MPGVLKVNYRVQVGRSAQWCYQSQYSCDDTCRDPSRWAAQFPSCGGLRQSPINIVTHKVHVNSALPPLDFMGHTNRINITVENMGHSAHFTLPQSVRLTGGALPGHYRAAQFHFHWGVNGRPGSEHTIDGERFPMEMHIVHIKEPYGSLAEAEHDMAGIALLAFLFEETTDDHPHIDTLIDALGRVQNNGSTTVIPDFRLSDIIPSAKDLHSYYRYVGSMTTPGCEQAVAWTVFHKTLPISNRQTHRGPSLSNTIQGALKE from the exons ATGCCTGGAGTCTTAAAGGTCAACTACAGAGTGCAGGTTGGCAGGTCAG CCCAGTGGTGTTACCAGAGCCAGTACTCCTGTGATGACACATGCAGAG aCCCTAGTCGCTGGGCAGCTCAGTTTCCAAGCTGTGGAGGATTACGCCAATCACCTATCAACATTGTCACCCACAAAGTGCATGTCAACAGCGCCCTGCCACCCCTCGACTTCATGGGTCACACCAACAGAATCAACATCACAGTGGAAAACATGGGACACTCTG CCCACTTCACGCTGCCTCAGTCAGTCCGTCTGACTGGAGGGGCTCTGCCAGGTCACTACAGAGCTGCGCAGTTTCACTTCCACTGGGGAGTGAATGGGAGACCGGGATCAGAGCACACTATAGACGGAGAGAGATTCCCCATGGAG ATGCACATAGTCCACATCAAGGAGCCATATGGTTCTCTGGCAGAAGCAGAACATGATATGGCCGGTATAGCTCTGCTCGCCTTCCTGTTTGAG GAAACGACAGATGATCACCCTCATATCGACACACTGATAGATGCTTTAGGCCGGGTACAGAACAATG GCAGCACCACAGTGATCCCAGATTTCCGGCTCAGTGACATCATTCCTTCTGCAAAGGACCTCCATAGTTACTATCGCTACGTGGGCTCCATGACAACGCCAGGTTGTGAACAGGCGGTTGCTTGGACAGTGTTCCACAAGACCCTGCCCATCAGCAACCGACAG ACACACAGAGGTCCAAGCCTTTCAAACACCATTCAAGGggcattaaaggaatag